The Moorella glycerini genomic interval TCATTGCTAAAGATGGCAACTACGGTCTTGGCCATGTCCATATCCTCCTTATGGCAAATCCAAATTCAATCTTATTATGGCCTTTTCCCCGGGCTGTATACGGGTATAATAAAAAGAAAATGTTATTAAAAAAGTATTATTGCCAGAGGAGCAGGTTGGCGTGAAGTATGATGTCATCATCTGTGGCGCCGGGCCGGCAGGCAGTACCTGCGGCCGCTTGCTGGCCCGCCGGGGACTGAAGGTTTTAATTTTAGATAAGGCCCGGTTTCCCCGCTACAAACCCTGTGGAGGCGGTTTAACGGGCAAAGCCCTGGGGGAACTGGAACCGGGCTGGGAAAAATTAAGCGAAGATAGCACCCGGGAAGTTATTTTTTACCATCGCCAGGAAAGGCCCATTAACCTGGTTTACCAGCAGCCGGTCATCCAGATGGTCGGCAGGGAAAAGCTGGATGCCTGGTTGCTGGAACAGGCGGTTGCCGCCGGGGCCACAATCCGTGACGGTTGCCGGGTAACGGCCGTGGCCGAAACGGCTACCGGGGTAACAATCTACGGGGAAGACGGTAGTATCTTCCAGGGTGATTTCCTGGTCGGGGCTGATGGAGCCAGGAGCCTGGTCCGCAAGAGCCTGCCCTTTAATACCGGGACGGCTGCCGGTGTGACCCTGGAATGTGAAATACCGCTTGACGAGGGGGTCCTGGCTGCCTACCGGGGCCGGGTGCATTTAAGCTACGGCGGCATCCCGGCCGGGTATGGCTGGATATTTCCCAAGGGGGATCACCTGTCGGTGGGGATTGGTTCCTTTACCCGGCAGGTGAAGGGCCTGCAACGTTACTTTTATGACTTCTGCCGGGGCCTGGGGCTGAAGATCCCGGAGGGCATACGCTGCCGCGGCGCCGTTATTCCTGCCGCCAGCGGTAAGGCCGGTACTTTACATACGGCCAGGGCGGTGCTGGCCGGTGACGCCGCCGGGCTGGTTGATCCCTTTTCCGGGGAAGGCATCTACCCGAGTTCGACAGTTGCTAGGCAAAAATGACTGCTTTTCAGATGAAGAACCCTTATAAATCAACGTTTCCCGATCTTGGGAGAGCTCAAAAATCAAAAATCACATAGGCACACGATTTCGGGATTAAAACTTGATGGTAATGTAGTACATGCGCTATAATATAGACATGTACATAAGAACTATTTCCCGCAAAAACAAGGACGGCTCTGTTGTCCGTTATATCCAGCTTGCCCACAACGTCTGGGACCCCAAGGCCGGCTACCCGAAAGCCAAAGTACTCTTCAACTTCGGCCGCGAAGAGGATGTAGACCGGGAAGCCCTGGTCCGCCTGGTAAAGAGTATTACGCGTTTTTTGGGACCGGAAGAGGCTTTACGCACCCAGGCAGAGTTAAACGGCAGCGCTCCCCTAACTTTTGTCTCCAGCCGGCCTATAGGTGGCGCCTGGGTGTTAAACGAGCTCTGGAACCAGCTGGGTATCAACCGCGTTTTAGCCGGGCTGCTGGCCAAACGTAAGTTCCAGGCGCCGGTAGAACGAGCCATCTTCGCTATGGTAGCCAACCGGGCTTTGAACCCGGCCAGTAAACTTAAGACCGAGGATTGGGTCAGCCACGATGTTTTCATTCCCGGCCTCCCGGACGTGCCGGTGCAAAACCTTTACCGAGCCATGGACTTCTTACTGGAGGCTGCTGAAGAACTGCAAAAGGATATCTTCTTCTCCGTGGCCCACCTCTTCAACCTGGAAGTCGATCTCCTGTACTTCGATACCACCTCCACCTACTTTGAAGTGGAAGAGGAGGATAATCCGGAGGACCATAAGCAGCACCTTCGGCGTAAAGGCAACTCCAAGGACCACCGGCCGGATTTACCCCAGGTGGTAATCGGCCTGGCTGTCACCAGGGAGGGCCTGCCGGTACGCTGCTGGGTCTGGCCGGGTAACACCGCCGACATGGCGGTAATCGAGCAAGTCAAAAAGGACCTGGTGGGCTGGCAACTGGGCCGGGTCATTACTGTTGTCGACCGCGGTTTTGCTTCGGAAGACAACCTTCGTTACCTCCAGCGCGCCGGCGGCCACTACATTGCCGGCGAAAAGATGCGCAGCGGCAAGGATACGGTGGCAGAGGCCCTTGCCCGGCCGGGCCGTTACAAAACTGTCAAGGATAACCTTGAAGTTAAAGAAGTTATCGTCGGCGACGGCGAAAAAAGGGTACGATATATCCTGGTACGTAACCCTAAAGAAGCAGAAAAAGACAGACTGGAGCGGGAGAAAATCCTGGCCCGCCTCAAGGAAGAATTAGCGGCCATTGGGGACCTCAAAGGCGAACCCCATACTAAAGCCTGCTGCCAGCTCATTGCCCATCCCACTTATGGCCGCTATCTCAAGACCGACAAGAAGGGACAACCCTATATCGATGCGGCCAGGGTGAAAGCTGAAGAGAAGCTGGACGGCAAATACCTTTTAAGAACCTCGGACGATACCATAAGTGCTGAAGACGTGGCCCTCGGCTACAAGCAACTGCTTGAGGTAGAGGATGCCTTCCGCACCATGAAGCAGTCCTTAGAGCTGCGGCCGGTCTATCATCGCCTGAGCGACCGCATCCATGCTCACGTCCTCCTGTGCTGGCTGGGACTGCTCCTAATCCGGGTAGCTGAAACGAAAGTGCAGGATAGCTGGCGGAACATCCGCCAGACCCTGGAACGCATGCACCTGGGCGAATTTGTTGGTCCTGAGGGCAGGGTACTCCAAAGGACGGAAACAACCCCGCCACAGCAGCATATCTTCAAGACCCTTGGGATAAAGGAACCGCCGCAAATAATCGCGGTCGAAACAAAGGCCAGAAAGGGTCCCTAGTAACACGCGCCCAAAAAGCCGATCCCTGAAACCCTTGCGCAACAAGCTGTTGCGCTTATTATTCACCTAGCAACTGTCGAACTCGGGATCTACTATGCCCTGCGGAGCGGCCGCCTGGCGGCAGAGGCCATTTCAGCCACCCTGGCCGGCCAGGGTGGGCTGGAAGATTATACCATGAAAATCCATCACGAGGTATTGCCACCTTTGCGTTATGCCGGGCGTATTGCCCGGGTAGTCTATGCCCTGACGCCGGTGGTGCACCGGCTGGTAACGGCCAACCCGGAGGTGGCCCGGCGCCTGGTGGATGTCCTTTTCGGCGGGGATACTTATGAAGACCTCTGGCACTACCTTATAGGGCGCTACACCATCTTTCGCCTGGCCCGGTAAAAATGTGCCGGACGGAATTAGTCCGGCAGCAATGTTTCCAATAGCCAGGCCAGGAGGCCGGCAAAGGGCAGGGCAGCCAGGGAGGAGACAAGGTTAAACAGGGTGTGGAAATGGGCCACCTGGCGGGGCAGGTCCGGCGTGAGCCAGTTAAGGAAATGAAGCACCAGGGGCAGGAAGGGTAGCCAGAGGATGGCCCCGGCGGCATTGATCACGAAGTGGGCCAGGGCCGTCCTTTTGGCGGCCCGGGAGGAAAAGAGGGCGGCAATGATTGCCGTCAGGCAGGTGCCGATATTGGCCCCCAGGACAATATGCAGGGCGGCCAGGGGTGGCAGGACGCCGTGGCCGGCCAGGACCATGGCCATACCGGTAACGACGCTGCTGGAGTGGAGCAAGCCGGTAAGCAGGGTGCCCGCCAGGATCCCCTGCCAGGGGCTGGTGGCGGCGCTTAAGAGGCCGAGGAGGGTAGAACTGTCTTTAAAAGGCAGGAGGGCCGTAGCCATCAGGTCCAGGCTGAAGAAGATTAAACCTATACTTACGCAGGCCGTCCCGGCAGCCCGGGTGGAGGGGGCCAGGATTAAAGGGATGCTGGTGACCAGGGCCGGCAGGGCAATTTTACTTAACTTTAGCGCCAGGAGCTGGACAGTTACACAGGTACCAACATTGGCCCCCAGGATTACCCCCAGGCTTTGATAGAAGGAAATAACGCCGCCGTCTACCAGGCCCACGGTGAGGACAGTGACGGCCGTGCTGGACTGGACCAGGGCGGTGGCCACCGCACCCCAGAAGAAGCCCTGCCAGGGCGTAGCCGTAGCCCGGCGGATCATCATTTCCAGGTAAGAACGGCCCAGGGCCACCAGCCCCTGGCGCAACAACTGTACCCCCAGGAGGAGGAGACTTACGCCGGCGGCAAACTGCAGGAGCGGGAAGAGCATTATTTCACCCCTTAGCTTTTATGTGGGGGGGCTTTTTTTTATGCCGGGCTTTTTTTCTATCCAAAAGAGGAATCTGGCCGGTCAGCAAGAATATTTAAAGAGAGTGTTTTTTTGTGGCCGTTTAAGTTCTGGCAGGAACAAGGGAGAGGGTGAGGAGAATGGAACGGGTGGAATTAGCCGGTGCTTTACGCGAAAACCTGCCCCTGAAAAGCCAGGTAGAAGCCGCCAGCGGCGTTACTTTAAGCGACTGCTACCAGTGCGGCAAGTGCTCGGCCGGCTGTCCGGTGGCTTTTGCCATGGACTACACGCCACGGCAGGTTATCCGCCTGCTGCAGCTGGGCCTGGGGGAAGAAGCCTTAAAGAGTCATACCCCCTGGCTCTGCGCCAGTTGCCAGGCCTGTTACACCCGCTGCCCCCGGGAAGTCAACCTGCCGCGGCTGATGGAAGCCGTGCGCCAGGAAGCTCGCCGCCGGGGGATGATTAACGAGAAAAAAGTGGTTATTTTTGACCAGGCTTTCTTAAGCAGCGTGGAACGCTACGGCCGCGCCCACGAGATGGGCCTCATGGTGCAGTACAACCTGCAATCAGGGCAGCCCTTTAAGGATGCCCTGCTGGCACCGCCTT includes:
- a CDS encoding geranylgeranyl reductase family protein, yielding MKYDVIICGAGPAGSTCGRLLARRGLKVLILDKARFPRYKPCGGGLTGKALGELEPGWEKLSEDSTREVIFYHRQERPINLVYQQPVIQMVGREKLDAWLLEQAVAAGATIRDGCRVTAVAETATGVTIYGEDGSIFQGDFLVGADGARSLVRKSLPFNTGTAAGVTLECEIPLDEGVLAAYRGRVHLSYGGIPAGYGWIFPKGDHLSVGIGSFTRQVKGLQRYFYDFCRGLGLKIPEGIRCRGAVIPAASGKAGTLHTARAVLAGDAAGLVDPFSGEGIYPSSTVARQK
- a CDS encoding Na/Pi cotransporter family protein, whose product is MLFPLLQFAAGVSLLLLGVQLLRQGLVALGRSYLEMMIRRATATPWQGFFWGAVATALVQSSTAVTVLTVGLVDGGVISFYQSLGVILGANVGTCVTVQLLALKLSKIALPALVTSIPLILAPSTRAAGTACVSIGLIFFSLDLMATALLPFKDSSTLLGLLSAATSPWQGILAGTLLTGLLHSSSVVTGMAMVLAGHGVLPPLAALHIVLGANIGTCLTAIIAALFSSRAAKRTALAHFVINAAGAILWLPFLPLVLHFLNWLTPDLPRQVAHFHTLFNLVSSLAALPFAGLLAWLLETLLPD
- a CDS encoding IS1634 family transposase codes for the protein MYIRTISRKNKDGSVVRYIQLAHNVWDPKAGYPKAKVLFNFGREEDVDREALVRLVKSITRFLGPEEALRTQAELNGSAPLTFVSSRPIGGAWVLNELWNQLGINRVLAGLLAKRKFQAPVERAIFAMVANRALNPASKLKTEDWVSHDVFIPGLPDVPVQNLYRAMDFLLEAAEELQKDIFFSVAHLFNLEVDLLYFDTTSTYFEVEEEDNPEDHKQHLRRKGNSKDHRPDLPQVVIGLAVTREGLPVRCWVWPGNTADMAVIEQVKKDLVGWQLGRVITVVDRGFASEDNLRYLQRAGGHYIAGEKMRSGKDTVAEALARPGRYKTVKDNLEVKEVIVGDGEKRVRYILVRNPKEAEKDRLEREKILARLKEELAAIGDLKGEPHTKACCQLIAHPTYGRYLKTDKKGQPYIDAARVKAEEKLDGKYLLRTSDDTISAEDVALGYKQLLEVEDAFRTMKQSLELRPVYHRLSDRIHAHVLLCWLGLLLIRVAETKVQDSWRNIRQTLERMHLGEFVGPEGRVLQRTETTPPQQHIFKTLGIKEPPQIIAVETKARKGP
- a CDS encoding 4Fe-4S dicluster domain-containing protein, translated to MERVELAGALRENLPLKSQVEAASGVTLSDCYQCGKCSAGCPVAFAMDYTPRQVIRLLQLGLGEEALKSHTPWLCASCQACYTRCPREVNLPRLMEAVRQEARRRGMINEKKVVIFDQAFLSSVERYGRAHEMGLMVQYNLQSGQPFKDALLAPPLLLKGKISPIPAKIKNVAEVKNIFARARAKGGGQH